In the genome of Desulfuromonas sp. DDH964, one region contains:
- a CDS encoding beta-ketoacyl-[acyl-carrier-protein] synthase family protein, protein MTTLAPVAVTGVGCLSAAGLDFPSCMAALFSGQRQPIPPESFTSTHPVRYPVFEVAVEFPEQRGVGKPDVLRTSRLALVAAAEALADAGIEREQLRGLRVGVCVGTTVGSAMNNELFYRQFKAGERPAIDPIVKFLNSNPAASIAREYGFDGPCQTVVNACSSGTDAIGLAASWIRAGICDVALAGGADELCRVTYNGFISLLITDEEPCRPFDRDRKGLNLGAGAAVLVLESEAARIQRQKAPRARVLGYGSASDGYHLTAPRPDGSGLKRAIAEALATSGVSAADIAFVNAHGTATPDNDRTESKVLAEVLPGIPFVSTKGYTGHTLGAAGAIEAAFTIGCLEQGRIPGNIGCTTPDPEFPAAPVLVETLVTGRVALSESLAFGGNNAVVVLGRDA, encoded by the coding sequence ATGACGACCCTAGCTCCCGTCGCCGTCACCGGGGTCGGGTGCCTGAGCGCGGCCGGGCTCGACTTCCCGTCCTGCATGGCCGCTCTTTTCAGCGGTCAGCGGCAACCGATACCGCCCGAGTCCTTCACCAGCACCCACCCGGTGCGCTACCCGGTCTTCGAGGTGGCGGTGGAGTTTCCGGAGCAGCGGGGGGTCGGCAAGCCCGACGTCCTGCGCACCAGTCGTCTCGCCCTGGTCGCCGCGGCTGAGGCCTTGGCCGATGCCGGGATCGAGCGCGAACAGCTGCGCGGGCTGCGGGTCGGGGTCTGTGTCGGTACCACCGTCGGCAGTGCCATGAATAACGAGCTCTTCTATCGCCAGTTCAAGGCGGGGGAACGGCCGGCGATCGATCCGATCGTCAAGTTCCTCAATTCCAACCCGGCCGCCTCCATCGCCCGCGAGTATGGTTTCGACGGACCCTGTCAGACGGTGGTGAATGCCTGTTCCTCGGGGACCGACGCCATCGGCCTGGCGGCCTCCTGGATCCGCGCCGGAATCTGCGACGTTGCCCTTGCCGGTGGCGCCGACGAGCTCTGCCGGGTCACCTACAACGGCTTCATCTCCCTTTTGATTACCGACGAGGAGCCGTGCCGCCCCTTCGACCGCGATCGCAAGGGACTCAACCTCGGCGCCGGCGCCGCGGTGCTGGTGCTCGAGTCGGAAGCGGCGCGGATCCAGCGCCAGAAGGCGCCCCGCGCCCGGGTGCTCGGCTACGGTTCGGCCAGCGATGGCTACCACCTGACCGCCCCGCGCCCCGACGGTTCCGGCCTGAAGCGGGCGATCGCCGAGGCGCTGGCGACCAGCGGCGTCAGCGCTGCCGACATCGCCTTCGTCAACGCCCACGGTACCGCCACCCCGGACAATGACCGGACCGAGAGCAAGGTGCTGGCCGAGGTGCTTCCCGGGATCCCCTTCGTCTCCACCAAGGGGTATACCGGCCACACCCTCGGCGCCGCCGGGGCGATCGAGGCGGCCTTTACCATCGGTTGCCTGGAGCAGGGCCGGATCCCCGGCAATATCGGCTGCACCACGCCGGACCCGGAATTTCCCGCGGCGCCGGTCCTGGTCGAAACATTGGTCACCGGG